The region GTAGTTGGAAACAGTCTCATCATTCTGGCCATTGGCTTGGATATACATCTTCACACACCCATGTATCTTTTCCTTGCCAACCTATCCTTTGCTGatatttcctcctcttccacctcagTCCCAAAAATGCTATTTAATATTCAGACTAAGAGTCAGTCAATCTCCTATGAGGGCTGCATCACACAGATGTACTTTTCTATTGTCTTTGTTGTCattgataattttcttttggGAGTCATGGCTTATGATCGTTTTGTGGCTATCTGCCACCCTCTGAATTATACAAACATCATGCACCCTAGGTTCTGTCTTTTGCTCACTGTCTGTCCATGGACTCTTAGCAATATTGTTGCCCTAACACATACACTTCTGGCAAATCAGTTGGTTTTTTGCAACCACAACACCATTCAACACTTCTTCTGTGACTTGGACCCTCTGCTCAGACTTTCCTGCTCAGATGCAACTATCAATGAACTTGTGAAATTTATTGTGGGTCTATCAGTCATCACCTTTCCTTTTGCACTTATCCTCTTATCCTATGTCTGCATCATCAGGGATGTACTGAGAATTTCATCCACAGAGGGAAAGTGGAAGACGTTCTCTACCTGTGGTTCTCACCTGACAGTTGTATTCCTCTTCTATGGCACAATTGTAGGGGTTTACTTTTTTCCTTCATCTACTCACCCTGAGGACACAAACAAGATTGGTGCAGTACTCTTCACTGTGGTGACACCCATGATGAACCCCTTCATCTATAGCCTGAGGAATAAAGATATGAAAGGTGCCCTGAGAAAGCTCATCAATAAAAGACATTCCCAGGCTTTGATGTCATAAGCCTCTGAACTTTGATATGAATAATTAGATGAATGATTCAGCCCAGAGTTTGTAGAATAGTTTTGATGCTCCAAATTTTAGTGAACCATTTTGTATCTGCACAGTAGCTTCTTACTTCCACCTCTGtatggcaaatgctttaccatAAGTTTTGGTATTGGAAATAAGACCCATTATTTCCATGGTAAGTcactataaaaacataaatttgatTACAACATATTACTATAAACTTCGGTACAATTTTTTGTGATATGCTTATGTTGACTTACATTGAAAGGTTCATATCTATGGGTATGCCTTTTTAATGTCCTACTTATTCCAAACCTGAAATATGCATGATAAAGAGTGGATTTTGAATGAAGTTGGTTGAATAGAGAGGGTAAGAAATCTGGAAGGATTTAAGGGAGGGTAAAATGATTAAActatatttattgaaaatgtacAAACTAAAaaggagtaaataaattaaagaagaagagagagtgtTGACCAGCTCAAGTCAGAGACACTTCAGGTGAGGATTTACTTGGGTATTTCTTGATCCCTGCTAGTAACATACCCACTTTAGACTACATATTGTCTGGTGTAGATGATCTCAGCAAAAATAAGTTTCTCATTAACTAGGTTTCTCATCAATAGAAATTAATTACAATGGGGCTTTGAGCAAAATTCAGACTGTTAAACATTTATCAGGCTGAAAAAGATGTTAAACAAGATTTTATCATTATCTTCTAAACCCCACCTGGGTAAACAATCTTTTCCAATAGCCAGGTATAGtattgaaaatattcttaattGCGTAGGAAATGTGTTTAAATTGGTTTGTATCCATGTGGGATTGCTCTGCTACTCTGTATCCCCTTTCTTATAGATTCTATGCAATATTAAACACTTTACTCTAGTTGCAGTGAGTCCCAAGAAGCAAAGAGATAATTTGACAGGCAATAGAGTTGTATATTGAGGTTACCTAAGAATGTGAAATTGAAAGAAATAGTATCACAAATTCCCATAATGACCTTAATAAATCCTCACGGTAAAAAGGCCTAGATTTATGTCTAACTGTATTTTCCTGAATCATTCCTCAACTTGCCATTTTCAACAAACATCCACCAAGAACATTCTATTTACCAGTATCTAGATCTGTCCCTGAGATTAAAGGAATAGGCATGGTTTTATTGTAtttccaaacaaaacagaaaaagtaaatataattctACATGATTTTAGACATTACTAAGCAAAGACAATATTTTTCCATAAGTAAATTCATTaatcaaagaaatggaaatagtGTGCATGGCTTGCATTTTATCCTGTGCTTAGTCTATTGTACTAGCCATGCTGAGAAAAAAAGCAATTGATA is a window of Acomys russatus chromosome 5, mAcoRus1.1, whole genome shotgun sequence DNA encoding:
- the LOC127190055 gene encoding olfactory receptor 1S1-like, giving the protein MNQGNQTTISEFILMGLSNQAEKQKLIFVIFLSMYLITVVGNSLIILAIGLDIHLHTPMYLFLANLSFADISSSSTSVPKMLFNIQTKSQSISYEGCITQMYFSIVFVVIDNFLLGVMAYDRFVAICHPLNYTNIMHPRFCLLLTVCPWTLSNIVALTHTLLANQLVFCNHNTIQHFFCDLDPLLRLSCSDATINELVKFIVGLSVITFPFALILLSYVCIIRDVLRISSTEGKWKTFSTCGSHLTVVFLFYGTIVGVYFFPSSTHPEDTNKIGAVLFTVVTPMMNPFIYSLRNKDMKGALRKLINKRHSQALMS